In Kutzneria kofuensis, the DNA window CAGCGGTCGCGGCCGTACCTGTTCTCCAACTCGCTGGCCCCGTCCATCGCCGGCGCGGCGCTGGCGGCGCTGGACCTGCTCAGCTCGTCCGGCGAGCTGCTGGACCGGTTGCGCGCCAACACGGAGCTGTTCCGCCGCCGGATGACCGAGGAGGGCTTCGACCTGCTGCCCGGCGAGCACCCGATCATCCCGGTGATGATCGGTGACGCGGCCAAGGCCGGCCGGATGGCGGATCTGCTGCTGGAGCAGGGCATCTACGTGATCGGTTTCTCCTACCCGGTGGTGCCGCACGGCAAGGCCCGGATCCGCACCCAGATGTCCGCGGCGCATTCCACCGAGGACGTCAACCGTGCCGTCGACGCGTTCGTCGCGGCGCGGTCCAAGATGGACGGATGATCGATCCTCGACGGCTGCGGGTGCTGCGGGCGCTGGCCGACCACGGCACGGTGACCGCGGCGGGGCGGGCGCTGCACCTGACGGCGTCCGCCGTGTCGCAGCAGTTGGCGGCGCTGGAGGCGGAGACCGGGCAGCAGTTGCTGCGGCGCAAGGGCCGGCGGGTGTGGCTGACGCCCGCCGGCGAGTTGCTGGTCGTGCACGCCAACGCCGTCGCGGCCGAGCTGGAACGGGCCGAGGCCACGCTGGCGTCGTTCGCCGCCGGCGTGCGCGGCCCGGTCCGGCTGGCCAGCTTCGCCTCGGCGATCACGCAGGTGGTGGCCCCGGCCGTGGCCGAGCTGCGGGCGAACGCGCCGGACGTGACGCTGCTCGTGCAGGACGCCGAGGGGCACGCCAGCGTTCCGCTGCTGCTGGACGGTGAGATCGACGTCGCCATCACCGAGGAGTACCGGCCCGCGCCGCAAACCGACGACCGCCGGCTGAAGCGTTTTCCCCTGTACGCCGAGCCTTTCGACGTTGTGCTGCCGGAGGACCACCGCCTGGCGGATGAGTCCGAAGTGGACGTTAGTGCGCTCGGCGGCGAGGACTGGATCGCTCCGCTGCCCGGAAACCCTTGCCGCGACGTGCTTTTGCTCGCCTGTTCCGACGCACGGATCCGCCACACGTCCGACGACTTCAGCGCCGTCGTCGCGCTGGTCGCCGCCGGCGCGGGCGTGGCTTTGGTGCCGCGCAACGCCTTCACGCGGACACCCGGCGCGGTTGCCGTCCCCGTCAAGGGGAACCAGTCGTTGCGCCGGGTGTTCGCCGCCGTTCGCAAGGGAAGCGAGGACCACCCGCTGATCCGGCTGGTCCTCGCCGCCCTGGTGCGCGGTCAGGGAGTCGCGACCACCCCGTAGCCGCCGTCGCCGATGGTGGTGACACCGGTGATGATCCCGCTACCCGGGAAGTCGATGTCGTACACCGTGCTGTTGGTGCTCAGCACCCGGTCGGGGTGGCCGGCGGCGATCTCCCTGATCGGGCCGATCTTGGGGATCTCCGCGCCGGCCATGCTGTTGGTGTACATCTGACCGTCGTTCCACTGCCAGGGCGTGCCGTCGGCCAGGATGCCCCGGGCGCCGTCCACGTCGGTGACATCGCGCTGCACGTGAGCCACCGTGCCGGTCGCGGCCGGCAGCGAGACCGGCCCGTCCTTCTCGTCGTTCAGGCCCAACGCGCCCCAGCGCCACACGCTGCCGTCGCTCTTGCAGAGCACGACCCGGGAGCCGAGTTCGTCACACCCGAACAGGCCGAAGACCTGCACCGGCGCCGCGGAGGCGCAGGACGGGTCGGCCCCCGGGGTGGGCCCAGCCGTCCCGAAGCACTTGCCCAGGTCGGCGTGGGTCCCGATGCCCAGTGCGCCTCGGGAGTTGTCACCCCAGCTCCACACCTTGCCGTCACCAGTCATCGCGTACCGCGCGACGCCGGCGCTGTTGCTGGTCGACCGGGACACGGCGATCGCCTTCACGTTGTCCAGGTTCGGCACCTGCACCGGCGAGCCGGCGATCAGGTTGCCGTCCGTGGACCCGGTGCCGAGCTGCCAGGTGGAGTTCACGCCCCACGTGTAGACGTGGCCATCGGCGCTGAGCGCCATCTCGTCGGCGATGGCGACGATGTTGCTCAGCCCCGGAATCCGCACCGGCAACGCCGAGTAGAACGCGGGCGGCGGATAGGCGTACGGGTAGCCGGTCGGCCCCTCGGCGTGGCCGAACTTGCCGATGCCCAGCTGTCCCTCGCCGTTCTCGCCCCACGACCACACGGTGCCGTCGGACTTGAGGGCGTAGACGACCTTCCCGTCCGAGCCGCCGACGATCGACTTCACGTCGCTGAGCCCGTACGTGAACGCCGGCCCGGACTTGTAGTTGGCGTCGGTCGTCCCGTTGCCGAACTGGCCCGAGTCGTTCTGCTCGATGCCGAACGCGCAGTTCGCGGTGCACGCGTGAAGCGACGGCGCGAAGTAGCCGGCCAGGTCGACGATCATGTCCAGCTGCCCGGACAGGTTGTTGAGGTCGATCGCCCGATCGCCGCTGACCGGCACGATGGCCAGGTTCGCCGACGTCTGCCAGGGCACCAGGTTCAGGTTGCTGACGCCGGGCTGCGGCGCGCTGTCGGCCCAGGCCGTGACCACAGTGGACTGGCTGACGTTGGTGCCGGTCAGGTTGGTCACCGCGGCCGTCGCTCCGGCCGGCAGCCAGCCACTCAGGTCGAGCTTGCGGGTCTGCCCCGACAGGATCGGGTGGTTGGGACCGCCGTACATGTCCCGGGTTTCCAGCACCCGCGCCGGGTACAGCGAGTAGAAGGCCTGGGTGGACGTCGGCGAGTAGTAGCCGGCCAGGTCCGCGATCAGGTCGACCGACCAGTAGGAGTTGGTCAGCTTGACCTTCCGGTCCGGGCTCAGCTGCACGGTGACGAGATTGGGCGTGTTCTTGCCGGCCACCAGGTTCAGGTTGGACGCGTCCGGCCGGCTCTGGTCGGCCGGATAGGCCGTCACGAAGGTCGGGCCGGTCACGTTGGTGGCGGTCAGGTTGAACACCGCGGCCGTCGCACCCGCGGGCACCTTCGAGGACAGGTCGAGGGTGACGGTGCCGCCCGCGCCGAGCGGCGAGGAGTTGCGGGTGTCCACCATGCGCTGCGGGGTCAGCGGCGTGTACTTCGAACCGGTGCCCGGTGCGTAGTAGCCGGCCAGGTCGACGATCGCGTCGACGGCGAAGGGGCCGGCGCCGACCCAGATGCCCTTGTGGTCGCCGTGTCCCATCGCGACGGTCACCAGGTTGGCCCGGGTCTCGCCGCTGTCGAGGTTGAGGCTGGACGTGCTCGGATCGCCTTGGTCGCCCGGTCCGGTGGCCAGGAAGGTCGCGTCGTCCGGGTTGGTGCCGGTCAGGTTGAACACCACCGCGGTGGCGCTGTCCGGCACGAGACCCGCCGGGATGTCGACGTGCCGGCTGGAGTACTTCGGGATCTTGCTGCTGTTCCGGCTGTCGAAGATCCGGGTCGGCGGCAACGGCGTGAAGACCGCGCCCGAGTCGGGCAGCGCACCGGTGTCCTGAGTGGACAACGGCGTCGCCGCCTGTGCCGGCGCGACCACGGACAGTGCCACGGCGGCGGCCGTGGTGAACAGGATGGTGATTCTGCGAAGTGACACACGTACCTCATTCGCCGTGCGGGTGGTGGCGGGACCACCGTCGGCCCCGCCACTACCCGCCTCATCGCCAGCCGATACCGGCATCGTTACTGGTCAGCCGCGCACCGCGGCACCGGAGTCGCCGATGGACACGATGCCCGCCAACGACTCGATCTTCCTGGGCGTCGGGACGGTCTCGAACCGGTTGCCGTCGCCGAACTCGCCGGTGGAGGAGTGGCCCCACGCCCGGACCGTGCCGTCCGAGCGCAGCGCAAAGCCGGACGTCACACCGCCGGCCAGCTGCGTCACGGAGTCCAGGCCCT includes these proteins:
- a CDS encoding RCC1 domain-containing protein, with protein sequence MSLRRITILFTTAAAVALSVVAPAQAATPLSTQDTGALPDSGAVFTPLPPTRIFDSRNSSKIPKYSSRHVDIPAGLVPDSATAVVFNLTGTNPDDATFLATGPGDQGDPSTSSLNLDSGETRANLVTVAMGHGDHKGIWVGAGPFAVDAIVDLAGYYAPGTGSKYTPLTPQRMVDTRNSSPLGAGGTVTLDLSSKVPAGATAAVFNLTATNVTGPTFVTAYPADQSRPDASNLNLVAGKNTPNLVTVQLSPDRKVKLTNSYWSVDLIADLAGYYSPTSTQAFYSLYPARVLETRDMYGGPNHPILSGQTRKLDLSGWLPAGATAAVTNLTGTNVSQSTVVTAWADSAPQPGVSNLNLVPWQTSANLAIVPVSGDRAIDLNNLSGQLDMIVDLAGYFAPSLHACTANCAFGIEQNDSGQFGNGTTDANYKSGPAFTYGLSDVKSIVGGSDGKVVYALKSDGTVWSWGENGEGQLGIGKFGHAEGPTGYPYAYPPPAFYSALPVRIPGLSNIVAIADEMALSADGHVYTWGVNSTWQLGTGSTDGNLIAGSPVQVPNLDNVKAIAVSRSTSNSAGVARYAMTGDGKVWSWGDNSRGALGIGTHADLGKCFGTAGPTPGADPSCASAAPVQVFGLFGCDELGSRVVLCKSDGSVWRWGALGLNDEKDGPVSLPAATGTVAHVQRDVTDVDGARGILADGTPWQWNDGQMYTNSMAGAEIPKIGPIREIAAGHPDRVLSTNSTVYDIDFPGSGIITGVTTIGDGGYGVVATP
- a CDS encoding LysR family transcriptional regulator produces the protein MIDPRRLRVLRALADHGTVTAAGRALHLTASAVSQQLAALEAETGQQLLRRKGRRVWLTPAGELLVVHANAVAAELERAEATLASFAAGVRGPVRLASFASAITQVVAPAVAELRANAPDVTLLVQDAEGHASVPLLLDGEIDVAITEEYRPAPQTDDRRLKRFPLYAEPFDVVLPEDHRLADESEVDVSALGGEDWIAPLPGNPCRDVLLLACSDARIRHTSDDFSAVVALVAAGAGVALVPRNAFTRTPGAVAVPVKGNQSLRRVFAAVRKGSEDHPLIRLVLAALVRGQGVATTP